The Benincasa hispida cultivar B227 chromosome 9, ASM972705v1, whole genome shotgun sequence genome has a segment encoding these proteins:
- the LOC120084560 gene encoding chromatin assembly factor 1 subunit A-like, whose translation MADQASNLTVSPSIPNQATMREVAFLAANRRLAAQTCSTPRPTRRSRRNPLVVRPPAFKREGSTESLPTSTPFVSTESERKRRDDIEVFGNILSTLEQGGGLPEAGVVKQPLSIEEEIVVVAEEAIKDGVVVVEEEEKEKEKITIVEQEETKIAVEEAREVEVVLITPDVAMDEVAREVQTEEAKKEELKAAEAEKDAGVRLKKEAEAEKEDKKKKKSKGHKDGKEDEEAKKKKKEEKEKRKLCQKEKRNLREEEKAKQRATSLEKDGELTSVVRDFYRGRLHGNKDAVTFRGTIVLFSAREINKLYQMRENPDAPGNTIIDDP comes from the exons ATGGCCGATCAAGCTTCGAACCTAACAGTTTCACCTTCTATCCCTAACCAAGCAACCATGCGAGAGGTAGCATTCTTGGCTGCCAATCGCCGACTTGCCGCCCAAACATGTTCTACCCCAAGACCCACCAGAAGATCCCGGAGAAACCCCTTGGTCGTTAGGCCTCCTGCATTCAAAAGAGAAGGAAGCACTGAAAGTTTGCCAACCTCAACACCGTTCGTCTCAACTGAAAGTGAACGGAAGAGACGAGACGACATAGAGGTGTTTGGTAATATCTTAAGCACTTTGGAGCAAGGAGGAGGACtgcccgaggcaggggttgtaaaaCAGCCACTATCTATAGAGGAGGAGATAGTGGTCGTAGCAGAGGAAGCAATAaaggatggagtagtggtggttgaagaagaagaaaaagaaa AAGAGAAGATTACGATCGTTGAACAAGAAGAAACTAAAATCGCAGTTGAAGAGGCCAGAGAAGTGGAAGTTGTGTTAATAACTCCTGACGTTGCGATGGACGAAGTCGCAAGGGAAGTACAGACAGAAGAGGCCAAGAAAGAGGAGTTGAAGGCTGCAGAGGCAGAGAAGGATGCCGGAGTTAGATTGAAGAAGGAAGCTGAGGCAGAGAAggaagataagaagaagaagaagagtaagGGGCATAAGGATGGGAAG gaagatgaggaggccaagaagaagaaaaaagaagagaaagaaaagagaaaattgtgCCAGAAGGAGAAGAGGAACCTcagagaagaagagaaagcaAAGCAGAGGGCTACGAGCCTTGAGAAGGATGGAGAGTTGACCTCT GTAGTGCGGGATTTCTATCGAGGGCGTCTGCACGGGAACAAAGATGCGGTGACTTTCAGGGGAACGATAGTGCtcttcagcgcaagggaaatcaACAAACTTTATCAGATGAGGGAAAACCCTGATGCACCAGGGAACACCATCATTGATGACCCGTAA